The following coding sequences are from one Achromobacter sp. B7 window:
- the thpR gene encoding RNA 2',3'-cyclic phosphodiesterase: MSTVRLFYALWPSPQLAASLAQWAQAARPACGGRVMRTETLHLTLAFLGPVEAQLADTLAAATPGYGIAPGEVPLDHLDVFQRPRILWAGPRDTPPALQAVHDDLWQRLAGYGLAKPPQPFRPHVTLLRNIEHAEPPPRLPADAADGARTPLIWRYDRLVLVASESLSGGSRYRIVAQSRPLDA, from the coding sequence ATGTCCACCGTCCGCCTTTTCTACGCCCTGTGGCCGTCACCGCAACTGGCAGCATCGCTGGCCCAGTGGGCGCAAGCCGCCCGCCCCGCCTGCGGCGGCCGCGTCATGCGCACCGAGACGCTGCATCTGACCCTGGCGTTTCTGGGGCCGGTCGAGGCGCAATTGGCCGACACGCTGGCCGCCGCCACGCCCGGCTATGGCATCGCGCCGGGCGAGGTGCCGCTGGACCACCTGGACGTCTTTCAGCGCCCGCGCATTCTGTGGGCGGGGCCGCGTGACACGCCGCCCGCGCTGCAAGCGGTGCACGATGATCTGTGGCAACGGTTGGCGGGCTACGGTCTTGCCAAGCCACCCCAACCCTTTCGCCCCCACGTCACGCTGCTGCGCAACATCGAACACGCGGAGCCGCCTCCGCGCCTGCCCGCCGACGCCGCTGACGGCGCCCGAACACCGCTGATCTGGCGCTATGACCGCCTGGTGCTGGTGGCTTCGGAGTCTCTGTCGGGCGGCAGCCGCTACCGGATCGTTGCCCAATCCCGGCCGCTGGACGCATAG
- a CDS encoding 5'-3'-deoxyribonucleotidase — protein sequence MIILLDQDGVLADFEHAFIDAWRVRHPDIAPIEFEDRKSFHIREDYLPELRGMAEAIYTAPGFIRNLPPVPGALEAVQELLALGMDVRICTSPLSQFENCVAEKYLWVEKNLGRDATARLILTKDKTLVHGDLLIDDKPHIEGAVKPRWKHILFDAPYNRQVTDRPRVTWKNWRNVLAGELYTADE from the coding sequence ATGATCATCCTGCTGGACCAAGACGGCGTGCTGGCCGATTTCGAACATGCGTTCATCGACGCCTGGCGCGTGCGCCATCCCGATATCGCCCCCATTGAATTCGAAGACCGCAAGTCCTTCCACATCCGCGAGGACTATCTGCCCGAACTTCGCGGCATGGCCGAAGCCATCTATACGGCGCCCGGCTTCATCCGCAACTTGCCGCCCGTGCCCGGCGCCCTGGAGGCCGTGCAGGAACTGCTGGCCTTGGGCATGGACGTGCGCATCTGCACGTCGCCGCTGTCGCAGTTTGAAAACTGCGTGGCCGAAAAGTACTTGTGGGTCGAAAAGAACCTGGGGCGCGACGCCACCGCCCGGCTGATCCTGACCAAGGACAAGACGCTGGTGCACGGCGACCTGCTGATCGACGACAAGCCGCATATCGAAGGCGCCGTTAAGCCGCGCTGGAAGCACATTCTGTTTGACGCGCCCTATAACCGCCAGGTCACCGACCGCCCTCGCGTTACCTGGAAAAACTGGCGCAACGTGCTGGCGGGCGAGCTCTATACGGCGGACGAATGA
- a CDS encoding SDR family NAD(P)-dependent oxidoreductase produces the protein MISFEGQVAAITGAGNGIGLATARLMAAHGARLVLTDIDGARLEEIAAELDPTGQRVYTHALDVSVSHECERVFEAAAKHFGGLDHLVHCAGIYPEQLVKDTSDEAWRTLMRVNLDGTFYVCRAAQRHLRHNGSIVLLTSLAAQRGSYAHAAYSASKGAVQSFTRSLALELAPQIRVNAVAPGIIATSMTHDLIGQKGTHLLESTPLRRFGTAEEIAGSIAFLCSPLAGFVTGEVMQVNGGIYIA, from the coding sequence ATGATTTCATTTGAAGGGCAGGTGGCCGCGATCACGGGCGCGGGCAATGGCATCGGCTTGGCAACGGCGCGCCTGATGGCCGCCCACGGCGCCCGGCTGGTGCTGACGGATATCGACGGCGCGCGGTTGGAAGAGATCGCGGCCGAACTGGACCCGACGGGCCAGCGCGTCTACACACATGCGCTGGACGTGTCGGTGTCGCATGAATGCGAGCGCGTGTTCGAGGCGGCGGCCAAGCATTTTGGCGGGCTGGACCATCTGGTGCATTGCGCCGGCATCTATCCCGAACAACTGGTCAAGGACACCAGCGACGAGGCGTGGCGCACACTGATGCGCGTGAATCTGGACGGCACGTTCTACGTATGCCGCGCCGCCCAGCGCCACCTGCGCCACAACGGGTCGATCGTGCTGCTGACCTCGTTGGCGGCGCAGCGCGGCAGCTACGCGCACGCGGCCTATTCCGCGTCCAAGGGCGCGGTGCAAAGCTTCACGCGCAGCCTGGCGCTGGAACTGGCGCCGCAGATCCGCGTGAACGCGGTGGCTCCGGGCATCATCGCCACGTCCATGACGCACGACCTGATCGGCCAGAAAGGCACGCATCTGCTGGAAAGCACGCCGCTGCGCCGCTTCGGCACCGCCGAGGAAATCGCCGGATCCATCGCATTCCTGTGTTCCCCGCTGGCCGGTTTCGTGACGGGCGAAGTCATGCAGGTCAACGGCGGCATCTACATCGCTTAA
- a CDS encoding NAD(P)H-dependent oxidoreductase translates to MNLYRLLKQREADHKPLRVALLGAGKFGAMFMSQAPRTPGMRLVAVADLAPDRARAALTRVGWPATALNAASTNDALKNGKVFFSDDPLAVIASPDVDIVIDATGQAAAGITHVLACCEYGKHIIMVNVEADALAGPLLARRAREAGIVYSLAYGDQPALICEMVDWARAAGFEVMAAGKGTKYLPEFHTSTPDTVWPYYGFTAEMVAAGDFNAQMFNSFLDGTKSAIEMAAVSNATGLLPSPSGLHFPPCGVDDLARVLRPREDGGILHHRGQVEVISSLERDGRPVFRDLRWGVYVTLAADSDYVRRCFQEYGLVTDPSGNYTAMYKPYHLIGLELGISVASVGLRREPTGAPAGWHGDVVATAKRDLQAGQILDGEGGYTVYGRLMPARDSVEEGYLPLGLSHQVKLKHPVRQSQAIRWRDVEYDERSTAVQFRREMEQTFA, encoded by the coding sequence ATGAATCTGTACCGTCTGCTCAAGCAGCGAGAAGCCGATCACAAGCCGTTGCGTGTTGCATTGCTGGGCGCCGGAAAGTTCGGCGCCATGTTCATGAGCCAGGCCCCTCGCACGCCGGGCATGCGACTGGTGGCGGTGGCGGATCTGGCGCCCGATCGCGCCCGCGCGGCACTGACACGGGTAGGTTGGCCGGCCACCGCGCTCAATGCCGCCAGCACCAATGACGCCCTGAAAAACGGCAAGGTCTTCTTCAGCGACGACCCGCTGGCCGTCATTGCCAGCCCCGACGTCGACATCGTCATCGACGCCACCGGGCAGGCCGCCGCCGGCATCACCCACGTGCTGGCCTGCTGCGAATACGGCAAGCACATCATCATGGTCAACGTCGAAGCCGACGCCCTGGCCGGCCCGCTGCTGGCGCGCCGCGCGCGCGAGGCGGGCATCGTCTATTCGCTGGCCTATGGCGACCAGCCCGCGCTGATCTGCGAGATGGTGGACTGGGCGCGCGCCGCCGGCTTTGAAGTCATGGCGGCGGGCAAAGGCACCAAGTACCTGCCGGAATTCCACACCTCGACACCCGACACCGTCTGGCCGTACTACGGCTTCACCGCCGAAATGGTGGCCGCCGGCGACTTCAACGCGCAGATGTTCAACAGCTTTCTGGACGGCACCAAAAGCGCCATCGAGATGGCGGCGGTGTCCAACGCCACGGGGCTCTTGCCGTCACCGTCCGGCCTGCACTTTCCGCCTTGCGGCGTGGACGATCTGGCGCGTGTGCTGCGCCCGCGCGAGGACGGCGGCATCCTGCATCACCGGGGTCAGGTGGAAGTCATTTCATCGCTGGAACGCGACGGCCGCCCGGTGTTTCGCGACCTGCGCTGGGGCGTGTACGTGACGCTGGCAGCCGACAGCGACTACGTGCGCCGCTGCTTCCAGGAATACGGGCTGGTCACCGACCCCAGCGGCAACTACACCGCCATGTACAAGCCGTATCACCTGATCGGCCTTGAGCTTGGCATCAGCGTGGCCAGCGTGGGCTTGCGGCGCGAACCCACCGGCGCGCCCGCCGGCTGGCACGGCGACGTCGTGGCCACTGCCAAGCGCGACTTGCAGGCCGGCCAGATCCTGGATGGCGAGGGTGGCTACACGGTGTACGGCCGGCTGATGCCGGCGCGCGATTCAGTCGAAGAAGGCTATCTGCCGCTGGGCTTGTCGCATCAGGTCAAGCTCAAGCATCCGGTGCGGCAGTCGCAGGCGATTCGCTGGCGCGACGTGGAATATGACGAGCGCTCGACGGCGGTGCAGTTCCGGCGCGAAATGGAGCAGACCTTCGCGTAG
- a CDS encoding FadR/GntR family transcriptional regulator: MSTNHDQDTPRNPPKSSLSAALGDALAEQIRQGVLAPGDRLPTEKQLTETYSVSRAVVREALARLKSEGLITSQQGSGVFVDPNFQRNAFRIAAPTPGDTEDLEHILELMLSIEVTAARYAAQRRTDQDLKKMRQALVGMEYALINDKLGDEEDYQFHQAIVQATHNPHLVSLNDYLEANVRRVIRSARNNTARRYAERMAAVQSEHQAIFVAIEGSDPDAAGRAAEQHLRNAADRLRLFQAERPAPV, translated from the coding sequence ATGTCGACGAATCACGATCAGGACACGCCGCGCAATCCGCCCAAGAGCTCGCTTTCCGCGGCCTTGGGCGATGCGTTGGCCGAACAGATACGCCAGGGCGTGCTAGCCCCCGGCGACCGCCTGCCCACCGAAAAGCAGCTGACCGAAACCTATTCGGTCAGCCGAGCGGTGGTGCGCGAGGCCTTGGCGCGCTTGAAATCCGAAGGCTTGATCACGTCGCAGCAGGGCAGCGGCGTGTTCGTGGACCCCAACTTCCAGCGCAACGCGTTTCGCATTGCCGCGCCCACGCCCGGCGACACCGAAGACCTGGAACACATCCTGGAATTGATGTTGTCCATCGAGGTCACCGCCGCGCGCTACGCGGCGCAGCGGCGCACCGATCAAGACCTGAAGAAGATGCGCCAGGCGCTGGTCGGCATGGAATACGCGCTGATCAACGACAAGCTGGGCGACGAAGAGGACTACCAGTTTCACCAGGCCATCGTGCAGGCCACGCACAACCCGCATCTGGTGTCGCTGAATGATTATCTGGAAGCGAATGTGCGGCGCGTGATCCGCAGCGCGCGCAACAACACGGCGCGCCGTTATGCCGAACGGATGGCCGCCGTGCAAAGCGAGCACCAGGCCATTTTCGTGGCCATCGAAGGCTCGGACCCCGACGCTGCCGGCCGCGCCGCCGAACAGCATCTGCGCAACGCGGCGGACCGGCTTCGCTTGTTCCAGGCCGAGCGCCCGGCGCCGGTGTAA